In a genomic window of Meriones unguiculatus strain TT.TT164.6M chromosome 8, Bangor_MerUng_6.1, whole genome shotgun sequence:
- the Cfap157 gene encoding cilia- and flagella-associated protein 157, whose amino-acid sequence MAPKKKSNKGGKESEVKKKKGGKNLNITLRSPESILVEELKEFYHKQIQDLEDRLARYQRKWDELAVQEKLFRQEFEQLANNKKEIVAFLKRTLNQRVEEITDLNEQLQNLQLAKEIEKDAFEAQLAQVRHEFQETKDQLTTENIALGAKLIALEEFRLQKEELTEKYLILEEQLRKQEGEYKDYMYNLEKKSVLDKDRLRKEIIHRVNMVATEFRKVATNQMWETTRRALLENNSVTLQLSKVSQQGIQLQQENDQLKGSHDKLRRQLELLEDTQKIMARNNRGHQKIILMLTEKCSQQKQCTEEAEQLRRQLSKLEQNSQKLQNDNQILKGEKDQLEEQLRRQEAEAEQLQEKLTEEQKVRTSLETVLAQATSLLRDIMQIQTDSEDGEFDVVLQLQRKELLQQLLTLLSRAVVSKSQLGFISHPEKQPQGPSKESTKTTKTAAASLLQQLSAITTYHPGDLGLVPRRVRIPPNPQDVRSLSFAARMGICQLQNTNEIYSSVALKKFRKFNLPRRFLYHK is encoded by the exons ATGGCTCCCAAAAAGAAGTCAAACAAAGGAGGCAAGGAGTCTGAGgttaagaagaagaaagggggcaAGAATCTCAATATAACCTTGCGGTCTCCGGAGTCGATCTTGGTGGAGGAGCTGAAGGAATTCTACCACAAACAGATCCAAGACCTGGAGGACAGGCTTGCCCG GTACCAGAGGAAGTGGGATGAACTCGCCGTGCAAGAGAAGCTATTCCGCCAGGAGTTCGAGCAGCTGGCCAACAACAAGAAGGAGATTGTGGCCTTCCTCAAGCGCACACTGAACCAGAGGGTGGAAGAGATCACAGACCTCAATGAGCAGCTGCAGAACCTACAGCTGGCCAAGGAGATAGAGAAGGACGCTTTCGAGGCACAGTTGGCCCAGGTGCGCCATGAGTTCCAGGAAACCAAGGACCAGCTCACCACAGAGAACATCGCCCTTG GAGCAAAGCTGATCGCCCTGGAAGAATTCCGCCTGCAGAAGGAAGAGCTCACAGAAAAGTACCTGATTCTGGAGGAGCAGCTTCGGAAGCAGGAGGGCGAATACAAGGACTATATGTACAACCTGGAGAAGAAGTCTGTGCTGGACAAGGACAG GCTGAGGAAGGAGATCATCCACCGCGTGAACATGGTGGCCACTGAGTTTCGCAAGGTGGCCACCAACCAGATGTGGGAGACAACCAGGAGAGCCCTCTTAGAGAACAACAGCGTGACACTGCAGCTGTCCAAGGTGTCCCAGCAAGGCATCCAGCTGCAGCAGGAGAATGATCAGCTCAAGGGCTCCCACGACAAGCTGCGCCGGCAGCTGGAGCTGCTGGAGGACACCCAAAAGATCATGGCCAGGAACAACAGAGGCCATCAGAAG ATCATCCTCATGCTGACGGAGAAGTGCAGCCAGCAGAAACAGTGCACAGAGGAGGCAGAGCAGCTGCGTAGACAGCTCTCCAAACTGGAACAGAACTCCCAGAAGCTGCAGAACGACAACCAGATCCTGAA AGGCGAGAAAGACCagctggaagagcagctgaggaggcaggaagcagaggcggAGCAGCTACAAGAGAAGCTgactgaggaacagaaagttcgGACCAGCCTGGAGACAGTCCTGGCCCAGGCCACCTCCCTCCTACGGGACATCATGCAG ATCCAAACAGACTCGGAGGACGGCGAGTTCGATGTGGTGCTCCAGCTGCAGCGCAaggagctgctgcagcagctgctgaCCCTGCTCAGCAGGGCCGTGGTGTCAAAGTCACAGCTGGGCTTCATTTCCCACCCGGAGAAGCAGCCCCAGGGCCCATCCAAAGAGAG CACCAAGACAACCAAGACGGCGGCTGCTTCTCTGCTGCAGCAGCTCTCCGCCATTACAACCTACCATCCAGGGGACCTAGGGCTGGTGCCTCGCCGGGTCCGCATCCCACCTAACCCTCAGGATGTCAGGTCTCTCTCCTTCGCTGCCCGAATGGGGATCTGCCAGCTCCAGAACACCAATGAG ATCTACTCATCTGTCGCTCTCAAAAAGTTCAGAAAGTTTAACCTTCCTAGACGTTTCCTATACCACAAATAG
- the Ttc16 gene encoding tetratricopeptide repeat protein 16, which produces MSDISETEENPSPSASQVQESTEPDNAQVKKALKLKVPEPREKILRRIFGSSQVFYRIDDIQKPKISGTSVPVKVKEYYHEGHKCLEQEDWETAVLFFSRALHLNPSLVDFYIFRAEAFIQLCDFSSALQNLRRAYTYEPGNTKYLQRLSFVLYLQGQCLFELCEFQEALYVFLQASDLQPQNPSFSYRCIACLLALKRPQECLSLITREVKQGRATADVYILRARLYNYFQKAKLCYQDLRSALNLDPKHPQAKGLLQMMVDQAKKSLQDASILAVQGKLHRALKRISCAIENNPLDPNLYLFRGTLHRRLQQFNPAVEDFLKALDMVTDNQSNLARQAQRQLLLTYNDFAVYCYTQGAYQEGVLLLNKAIRDEQNEKGLYINRGDCFFQLGNLIFAEADYSQALALSPQDEGANFRMGVLQEKMGLCLQKRRQFQTAEHHFSLAIKHDPEKAQYYLHRAKIRQVLQNLMGARQDVATVLLLNPNFPKIAPVMNSLFPGMTVENVLNSQMAQLAKLELSRMIESGHKASHPQNIVVQRLMDRKKARALLESWNQGVIFTEIPEEDMETLQTLKEKEEVAKEKKVKVARKLTSLTDSYLDQSSSSSVFSSKSLIASGLELSTSQEYRSSTSTTAVMPSERVLPKPQTDPRKIRKILGLSRGSRVSQVSEHQKQSMLETTPAHGVRHNSNKPEATQGPKPKPRKTEAAQEPTQTSSATDVTEGSKPGKTRATLSPKERLRRARAVRAQSWKLKAQSNWASSQSQARKSQDKPIGSIPGEENSSHSESPETNSSKADSILDLSLRNHPVLTFMLPDK; this is translated from the exons ATGTCAGATATAAGCGAG actGAGGAAAACCcgtctccctctgccagtcaagTGCAGGAATCAACG GAGCCTGACAATGCCCAGGTGAAGAAGGCCCTAAAGCTAAAGGTCCCTGAACCCCGGGAGAAGATCTTGCGGCGCATCTTTGGGTCTAGCCAGGTGTTCTATAGGATTGATGATATTCAGAAACCAAAGATATCGGGGACATCAGTGCCTGTCAAAGTCAAAGAGTA CTATCACGAAGGCCATAAGTGCCTAGAACAAGAGGACTGGGAGACAGCTGTGCTGTTCTTCTCCCGTGCCCTCCACCTGAACCCCAGCCTG GTAGACTTCTACATTTTCCGTGCTGAGGCCTTCATCCAGCTGTGCGACTTCTCCTCTGCCCTCCAGAACCTGCGCAGGGCCTACACCTACGAGCCAGGCAATACCAAATACCTGCAGCGGCTGTCCTTTGTGCTCTACCTCCAG GGCCAGTGCCTGTTTGAgctgtgtgagttccaggaagccCTGTATGTCTTCCTGCAAGCCTCTGACCTCCAGCCCCAGAACCCTTCTTTCAGCTACCGATG CATCGCCTGCCTACTGGCCCTCAAGCGGCCTCAGGAGTGCCTCTCCCTCATCACTAGGGAGGTGAAGCAGGGCAGGGCCACTGCCGACGTCTACATTCTCCGCGCCCGGCTCTACAACTACTTCCAGAAG GCCAAACTCTGCTATCAGGACCTTCGAAGCGCCTTGAACTTGGACCCCAAGCACCCACAGGCCAAAGGGCTGCTCCAGATGATGGTGGACCAGGCCAAGAAGTCTCTCCAAGATGCCAGCATCCTGGCTGTGCAGGGCAAGCTACACCGCGCACTGAAACGTATCAGCTGTGCCATTGAGAACAACCCCCTGGACCCCAACCTCTACCTCTTCCG GGGTACCTTGCACAGACGGCTCCAGCAATTCAACCCAGCTGTGGAAGATTTCCTGAAGGCACTGGACATGGTGACTGACAACCAGAGCAACCTGGCGCGGCAGGCTCAGCGCCAGCTGCTGCTGACCTACAACGACTTTGCTGTGTACTGCTACACCCAGGGCGCCTATCAGGAGGGTGTGCTGCTGCTGAACAAGGCAATCAGAGACGAGCAGAACGAGAAGGGCCTGTACATCAACCGAGGCG ATTGCTTCTTCCAGCTGGGCAACCTGATCTTCGCGGAGGCAGACTACAGCCAAGCGCTGGCTCTGAGCCCACAGGACGAGGGAGCCAACTTTCGAATGGGTGTGCTGCAGGAGAAGATGGGCCTCTGCCTGCAGAAGCGCAG GCAGTTCCAGACAGCAGAGCACCACTTCTCATTAGCCATAAAGCACGACCCTGAGAAGGCCCAGTACTACCTGCACCGCGCCAAGATCCGACAGGTCCTGCAGAACCTTATGGGGGCTCGCCAGGATGTTGCCACTGTCCTGCTCCTGAACCCCAACTTTCCAAAG ATAGCCCCGGTGATGAACAGCCTGTTTCCTGGCATGACTGTGGAAAACGTGCTTAACAGCCAAATGGCCCAACTGGCCAAGCTGGAGCTAAGTCGGATGATAGAAAGTGGTCACAAGGCCAGCCACCCTCAAAACATTGTGGT GCAAAGGCTAATGGACCGGAAGAAAGCCCGGGCCCTGCTGGAGTCCTGGAATCAGGGAGTGATTTTCACCGAGATCCCGGAAGAAGACATGGAGACCCTCCAGACtctgaaggaaaaggaagaggtagCAAAGGAGAAAAAG GTGAAGGTTGCTCGGAAGTTGACATCCCTAACAGACAGCTACCTGGACCAGAGCTCCTCAAGCTCAGTCTTCAGCAGTAAGTCCTTGAT CGCATCAGGGTTGGAGCTGTCAACCAGTCAGGAATATAGAAGCAGCACTTCCACCACAGCTGTGATGCCCTCTGAGCGCGTGCTGCCAAAGCCTCAGACAGACCCCAGAAAGATCAGAAAGATCCTAGGCCTGAGTAGAGGCTCCAGGGTCAGCCAAGTCTCAGAACACCAAAAGCAGAGCATGCTTGAGACCACACCTGCCCATGGTGTAAGGCACAACTCCAACAAGCCAGAGGCCACCCAAGGCCCAAAGCCAAAGCCCAGGAAGACAGAGGCTGCCCAGGAGCCCACCCAGACCTCCAGCGCGACAGACGTCACCGAGGGCTCAAAGCCTGGCAAGACCAGGGCTACCCTGAGCCCAAAGGAAAGACTcagaagagccagggctgttCGTGCCCAGAGCTGGAAGCTCAAGGCCCAGAGCAACTGGGCTTCCAGCCAGAGCCAAGCCAGGAAGTCCCAAGACAAGCCTATAGGGTCCATCCCAGGTGAGGAGAACTCCAGCCACAGTGAGAGCCCAGAAAcaaattccagcaaagctgacAGCATCTTGGATCTGAGCTTACGGAATCACCCAGTCCTAACCTTTATGCTCCCCGATAAATGA
- the Tor2a gene encoding prosalusin isoform X3 has protein sequence MAVARHSCPPWGSILGLLGLALAAATAWDVASLRCSFGSFCECDFWPDLPGLECDLAQHLAGQHLARALVVKSLKAFVQDPAPSKPLVLSLHGWTGTGKSYVSSLLAQYLFRGGLRSPHVHHFSPIIHFPHPSHTEQYKKELKTWVQGNLTACGRSLFLFDEMDKLSPGLMEVLQPFLGPSWVVYGTNYRKAIFVFISNTGGEQINQVALEAWRSRREREEISLQELEPAVSRAVLDNPHRKWLLAVWHHGGTPAGCCGALPPTPAASRAPLCTQ, from the exons ATGGCGGTAGCGAGGCACAGCTGTCCGCCCTGGGGCTCGATCCTCGGGCTGCTCGGGCTGGCCTTGGCCGCCGCCACTGCCTGGGACGTGGCGTCTCTGCGCTGCAGCTTCGGCTCGTTCTGCGAATGTGACTTCTGGCCCGACTTGCCCG GTCTGGAATGTGACCTGGCTCAACACCTGGCTGGCCAGCATTTGGCCAGGGCCCTGGTGGTGAAGTCACTGAAGGCCTTTGTGCAGGACCCAGCTCCCAGCAAGCCATTGGTCCTTTCCCTGCATGGCTGGACGGGCACCGGGAAGTCCTATGTTAGTTCCCTGCTGGCACAGTATCTCTTCCGTGGTGGCCTCCGCAGCCCTCACGTGCACCACTTCTCCCCTATTATCCATTTCCCACATCCCAGCCACACGGAGCAGTACAAG AAGGAGCTCAAGACCTGGGTCCAGGGGAACCTCACTGCCTGTGGCCGATCTCTTTTCCTCTTTGATGAGATGGACAAGCTGTCCCCTGGCCTGATGGAAGTCCTGCAGCCCTTCCTGGGTCCCTCTTGGGTTGTATATGGGACCAACTATCGCAAAGCCATCTTTGTCTTTATCAG CAATACTGGTGGTGAGCAGATCAACCAGGTGGCCCTGGAGGCCTGGCGCAGCcgcagggagagagaggaaatcaGCCTGCAGGAGCTGGAGCCTGCAGTCTCCCGAGCTGTGCTGGACAACCCTCATCGTAA ATGGCTTCTGGCGGTCTGGCATCATGGAGGAACACCTGCTGGATGCTGTGGTgcccttcctcccactccagcGGCATCACGTGCGCCACTGTGTACTCAATGA
- the Ptrh1 gene encoding peptidyl-tRNA hydrolase isoform X1 has translation MALNGVGVLQFGLFRPGMRRSWALRRCVSEAPFPGKRWLVAGLGNHGMPGTRHSVGMAVVGQIARRLGVAESWARDSRCAADLALAPLGDAQLVLLRPRRLMNVNGRSVAQAAELFGLAAEEIYLVHDELDKPLGKLALKLGGSARQCQGCGWASGAPHTPIWWRLTSWDASPQKSRSYCPHCWIRPLTCSWTTSVLGASGSDHSGHDCLPARSLKPGKGHTTAMTHVVPTVYVTCLGCPGPLADSRKVCGHNSLFLR, from the exons ATGGCCCTGAATGGGGTTGGTGTGTTGCAGTTCGGCCTTTTCCGCCCCGGAATGCGACGGAGTTGGGCTTTGAGGCGGTGCGTTTCGGAGGCTCCGTTCCCTGGGAAGCGGTGGCTG GTGGCTGGCCTAGGGAACCACGGAATGCCGGGCACCCGGCACAGCGTGGGCATGGCGGTGGTGGGACAAATAGCGCGGCGACTGGGGGTGGCGGAGAGCTGGGCTCGCGACTCAAGGTGTGCTGCCGACCTCGCCCTGGCCCCTCTTGGGGATGCCCAGCTGGTACTGCTCCGGCCGCGGCGCCTCATGAACGTCAATGGGCGCAGCGTTGCCCAAGCTG CGGAGTTGTTTGGGCTGGCTGCGGAGGAGATCTACCTGGTACACGATGAGCTGGACAAGCCCCTGGGAAAGCTAGCTCTGAAGCTGGGGGGCAGCGCAAG GCAATGCCAAGGCTGCGGGTGGGCATCGGGCGCCCCACACACCCCAATATGGTGGAGGCTCACGTCCTGGGATGCTTCTCCCCAGAAGAGCAGGAGCTACTGTCCCCATTGCTGGATCAGGCCACTGACCTGCTCCTGGACCACATCCGTACTCGGAGCCTCGGGCTCTGACCACAGTGGACACGATTGCCTGCCTGCCCGTTCCCTGAAGCCCGGAAAGGGCCACACAACTGCCATGACACATGTGGTACCCACTGTTTATGTAACTTGTCTGGGTTGCCCCGGGCCACTTGCAGATTCAAGGAAGGTCTGTGGCCACAACAGTCTATTTCTGCGGTGA
- the Tor2a gene encoding prosalusin isoform X1, with protein sequence MAVARHSCPPWGSILGLLGLALAAATAWDVASLRCSFGSFCECDFWPDLPGLECDLAQHLAGQHLARALVVKSLKAFVQDPAPSKPLVLSLHGWTGTGKSYVSSLLAQYLFRGGLRSPHVHHFSPIIHFPHPSHTEQYKKELKTWVQGNLTACGRSLFLFDEMDKLSPGLMEVLQPFLGPSWVVYGTNYRKAIFVFISNTGGEQINQVALEAWRSRREREEISLQELEPAVSRAVLDNPHHGFWRSGIMEEHLLDAVVPFLPLQRHHVRHCVLNELAQLGLEPREEVVQAVLDSTTYFPEDEQLFSSNGCKTVASRITFFL encoded by the exons ATGGCGGTAGCGAGGCACAGCTGTCCGCCCTGGGGCTCGATCCTCGGGCTGCTCGGGCTGGCCTTGGCCGCCGCCACTGCCTGGGACGTGGCGTCTCTGCGCTGCAGCTTCGGCTCGTTCTGCGAATGTGACTTCTGGCCCGACTTGCCCG GTCTGGAATGTGACCTGGCTCAACACCTGGCTGGCCAGCATTTGGCCAGGGCCCTGGTGGTGAAGTCACTGAAGGCCTTTGTGCAGGACCCAGCTCCCAGCAAGCCATTGGTCCTTTCCCTGCATGGCTGGACGGGCACCGGGAAGTCCTATGTTAGTTCCCTGCTGGCACAGTATCTCTTCCGTGGTGGCCTCCGCAGCCCTCACGTGCACCACTTCTCCCCTATTATCCATTTCCCACATCCCAGCCACACGGAGCAGTACAAG AAGGAGCTCAAGACCTGGGTCCAGGGGAACCTCACTGCCTGTGGCCGATCTCTTTTCCTCTTTGATGAGATGGACAAGCTGTCCCCTGGCCTGATGGAAGTCCTGCAGCCCTTCCTGGGTCCCTCTTGGGTTGTATATGGGACCAACTATCGCAAAGCCATCTTTGTCTTTATCAG CAATACTGGTGGTGAGCAGATCAACCAGGTGGCCCTGGAGGCCTGGCGCAGCcgcagggagagagaggaaatcaGCCTGCAGGAGCTGGAGCCTGCAGTCTCCCGAGCTGTGCTGGACAACCCTCATC ATGGCTTCTGGCGGTCTGGCATCATGGAGGAACACCTGCTGGATGCTGTGGTgcccttcctcccactccagcGGCATCACGTGCGCCACTGTGTACTCAATGAGCTGGCTCAGTTGGGCCTGGAGCCCCGAGAGGAGGTGGTCCAGGCTGTACTGGACAGTACTACCTACTTCCCCGAGGATGAACAGCTCTTCTCCTCTAACGGCTGCAAAACAGTGGCCTCCCGAATCACGTTTTTCCTCTGA
- the Ptrh1 gene encoding peptidyl-tRNA hydrolase isoform X3 → MPGTRHSVGMAVVGQIARRLGVAESWARDSRCAADLALAPLGDAQLVLLRPRRLMNVNGRSVAQAAELFGLAAEEIYLVHDELDKPLGKLALKLGGSARQCQGCGWASGAPHTPIWWRLTSWDASPQKSRSYCPHCWIRPLTCSWTTSVLGASGSDHSGHDCLPARSLKPGKGHTTAMTHVVPTVYVTCLGCPGPLADSRKVCGHNSLFLR, encoded by the exons ATGCCGGGCACCCGGCACAGCGTGGGCATGGCGGTGGTGGGACAAATAGCGCGGCGACTGGGGGTGGCGGAGAGCTGGGCTCGCGACTCAAGGTGTGCTGCCGACCTCGCCCTGGCCCCTCTTGGGGATGCCCAGCTGGTACTGCTCCGGCCGCGGCGCCTCATGAACGTCAATGGGCGCAGCGTTGCCCAAGCTG CGGAGTTGTTTGGGCTGGCTGCGGAGGAGATCTACCTGGTACACGATGAGCTGGACAAGCCCCTGGGAAAGCTAGCTCTGAAGCTGGGGGGCAGCGCAAG GCAATGCCAAGGCTGCGGGTGGGCATCGGGCGCCCCACACACCCCAATATGGTGGAGGCTCACGTCCTGGGATGCTTCTCCCCAGAAGAGCAGGAGCTACTGTCCCCATTGCTGGATCAGGCCACTGACCTGCTCCTGGACCACATCCGTACTCGGAGCCTCGGGCTCTGACCACAGTGGACACGATTGCCTGCCTGCCCGTTCCCTGAAGCCCGGAAAGGGCCACACAACTGCCATGACACATGTGGTACCCACTGTTTATGTAACTTGTCTGGGTTGCCCCGGGCCACTTGCAGATTCAAGGAAGGTCTGTGGCCACAACAGTCTATTTCTGCGGTGA
- the Tor2a gene encoding prosalusin isoform X2 encodes MPRTSLPRGLECDLAQHLAGQHLARALVVKSLKAFVQDPAPSKPLVLSLHGWTGTGKSYVSSLLAQYLFRGGLRSPHVHHFSPIIHFPHPSHTEQYKKELKTWVQGNLTACGRSLFLFDEMDKLSPGLMEVLQPFLGPSWVVYGTNYRKAIFVFISNTGGEQINQVALEAWRSRREREEISLQELEPAVSRAVLDNPHHGFWRSGIMEEHLLDAVVPFLPLQRHHVRHCVLNELAQLGLEPREEVVQAVLDSTTYFPEDEQLFSSNGCKTVASRITFFL; translated from the exons ATGCCTCGAACCTCTCTGCCTCgag GTCTGGAATGTGACCTGGCTCAACACCTGGCTGGCCAGCATTTGGCCAGGGCCCTGGTGGTGAAGTCACTGAAGGCCTTTGTGCAGGACCCAGCTCCCAGCAAGCCATTGGTCCTTTCCCTGCATGGCTGGACGGGCACCGGGAAGTCCTATGTTAGTTCCCTGCTGGCACAGTATCTCTTCCGTGGTGGCCTCCGCAGCCCTCACGTGCACCACTTCTCCCCTATTATCCATTTCCCACATCCCAGCCACACGGAGCAGTACAAG AAGGAGCTCAAGACCTGGGTCCAGGGGAACCTCACTGCCTGTGGCCGATCTCTTTTCCTCTTTGATGAGATGGACAAGCTGTCCCCTGGCCTGATGGAAGTCCTGCAGCCCTTCCTGGGTCCCTCTTGGGTTGTATATGGGACCAACTATCGCAAAGCCATCTTTGTCTTTATCAG CAATACTGGTGGTGAGCAGATCAACCAGGTGGCCCTGGAGGCCTGGCGCAGCcgcagggagagagaggaaatcaGCCTGCAGGAGCTGGAGCCTGCAGTCTCCCGAGCTGTGCTGGACAACCCTCATC ATGGCTTCTGGCGGTCTGGCATCATGGAGGAACACCTGCTGGATGCTGTGGTgcccttcctcccactccagcGGCATCACGTGCGCCACTGTGTACTCAATGAGCTGGCTCAGTTGGGCCTGGAGCCCCGAGAGGAGGTGGTCCAGGCTGTACTGGACAGTACTACCTACTTCCCCGAGGATGAACAGCTCTTCTCCTCTAACGGCTGCAAAACAGTGGCCTCCCGAATCACGTTTTTCCTCTGA
- the Ptrh1 gene encoding peptidyl-tRNA hydrolase isoform X2, with amino-acid sequence MALNGVGVLQFGLFRPGMRRSWALRRCVSEAPFPGKRWLVAGLGNHGMPGTRHSVGMAVVGQIARRLGVAESWARDSRCAADLALAPLGDAQLVLLRPRRLMNVNGRSVAQAAELFGLAAEEIYLVHDELDKPLGKLALKLGGSARGHNGVRSCISCLKSSAMPRLRVGIGRPTHPNMVEAHVLGCFSPEEQELLSPLLDQATDLLLDHIRTRSLGL; translated from the exons ATGGCCCTGAATGGGGTTGGTGTGTTGCAGTTCGGCCTTTTCCGCCCCGGAATGCGACGGAGTTGGGCTTTGAGGCGGTGCGTTTCGGAGGCTCCGTTCCCTGGGAAGCGGTGGCTG GTGGCTGGCCTAGGGAACCACGGAATGCCGGGCACCCGGCACAGCGTGGGCATGGCGGTGGTGGGACAAATAGCGCGGCGACTGGGGGTGGCGGAGAGCTGGGCTCGCGACTCAAGGTGTGCTGCCGACCTCGCCCTGGCCCCTCTTGGGGATGCCCAGCTGGTACTGCTCCGGCCGCGGCGCCTCATGAACGTCAATGGGCGCAGCGTTGCCCAAGCTG CGGAGTTGTTTGGGCTGGCTGCGGAGGAGATCTACCTGGTACACGATGAGCTGGACAAGCCCCTGGGAAAGCTAGCTCTGAAGCTGGGGGGCAGCGCAAG GGGCCACAATGGCGTCCGGTCCTGCATTAGCTGCCTGAAGTCCAGT GCAATGCCAAGGCTGCGGGTGGGCATCGGGCGCCCCACACACCCCAATATGGTGGAGGCTCACGTCCTGGGATGCTTCTCCCCAGAAGAGCAGGAGCTACTGTCCCCATTGCTGGATCAGGCCACTGACCTGCTCCTGGACCACATCCGTACTCGGAGCCTCGGGCTCTGA